A region from the Benincasa hispida cultivar B227 chromosome 8, ASM972705v1, whole genome shotgun sequence genome encodes:
- the LOC120083519 gene encoding NDR1/HIN1-like protein 26, which yields MSSPSQLPVHHTNTPEQRPTKHHHSARYYAHRVKESITTRVSKLICAIFLSLLLIIGIITFILWLSLRPHRPRFFIHDFSVTGLALDNGFENAQIVFNVTARNSNLNIGIYYDSMSGSVYYKDQKLGSTPLLDSYYEAPKTTKVLTAALSGETLNVDRQRWMEISNERSKGAVAFRLEISSTIRFKISAWDSKRHGMHANCVVSVGPDGMILPSSKDIRCPVYFT from the coding sequence ATGAGTAGTCCCAGCCAGTTGCCCGTACATCACACGAACACGCCAGAGCAGCGCCCAACCAAGCACCATCACTCAGCGCGTTACTACGCGCACCGTGTCAAGGAGAGCATCACCACGCGTGTCTCAAAGCTCATATGCGCTATTTTCTTGAGTCTATTGTTGATCATAGGCATCATAACGTTTATATTGTGGCTGAGTTTACGGCCCCACCGCCCACGATTTTTCATCCACGATTTTTCGGTTACGGGTTTGGCCCTAGATAATGGCTTCGAAAATGCGCAAATTGTCTTCAATGTCACGGCCCGAAACTCCAATCTCAACATTGGGATTTACTACGACTCTATGTCCGGTTCGGTTTATTATAAGGACCAGAAACTTGGGTCCACGCCATTGCTAGATTCTTATTACGAAGCGCCGAAGACTACTAAGGTGCTCACGGCGGCGCTGAGCGGAGAAACGTTGAACGTGGACAGGCAGCGGTGGATGGAAATAAGTAATGAGCGGTCTAAGGGAGCCGTGGCTTTCCGGTTGGAGATATCGTCGACCATCCGGTTCAAGATATCCGCGTGGGATAGTAAGCGGCACGGTATGCATGCTAATTGTGTCGTGTCGGTGGGCCCCGATGGAATGATTTTGCCTTCTTCTAAGGATATCAGATGTCCGGTTTACTTTACCTGA
- the LOC120084116 gene encoding uncharacterized protein LOC120084116 — protein MTAAKRYSNCERSIYIWFLQVLTILGLVSLAIWATLTPKTPIFTISNMDLKPYQNDTILARNSSSLALNVTISNTNRMVGIFFDELNITIGCKNESIIGSRSWSRSVSGFYLGHKSSDLEEVDLGVENNGLLLCGNVDYYLRVRLETGVRYKIMWFKTKHRGLVFEDYVQIGPGGQMQGTTQMKLKLSFLKL, from the coding sequence ATGACTGCAGCCAAGAGATATTCCAATTGTGAGCGTTCTATCTACATATGGTTTCTGCAGGTTCTAACAATTCTAGGATTGGTTTCTTTAGCCATATGGGCCACCCTAACCCCCAAAACTCCTATTTTCACTATCTCTAATATGGATTTGAAGCCATATCAAAACGACACCATTCTTGCAAGAAACTCTTCTTCCTTAGCCTTGAATGTGACCATCTCAAATACCAACAGAATGGTTGGTATTTTCTTTGATGAGCTTAATATAACAATAGGCTGCAAGAACGAGAGCATAATTGGGTCGaggtcgtggtcgaggtcggTGTCGGGATTTTACTTGGGGCACAAAAGCAGTGATTTAGAAGAGGTTGATTTGGGTGTTGAGAATAATGGATTGTTATTATGTGGGAACGTGGATTATTATTTGAGGGTTAGGTTGGAGACGGGTGTTAGATATAAGATTATGTGGTTCAAGACAAAGCATCGTGGGTTGGTTTTTGAAGATTATGTTCAAATTGGTCCTGGTGGGCAAATGCAAGGAACAACACAAATGAAGTTAAAGCTAAGTTTTTTGAAGTTGTAG